Within the Debaryomyces hansenii CBS767 chromosome E complete sequence genome, the region GACCGTGAGTTAGAAAATATGAATGATAACGGGAAAGATGTAGTTGGAAAGACAGAGGACGATGCATCAGCAGACAACGAGTTGGGCTTGCCAGGGGCGCccaaatttatcaatgaaGATACAGAAGCTAACGAGTTGGGTTTACCAGGAACCCCTAAATCTATCGACAACAATGAACATGAATTGAACGGGAAAAAGACGAACGAGGATAAGGATACAAGCAACGACGCGaacgaagatgaagatattagTTTACCCAAAGCCCCTCATTTTCCTCctgacgatgaagatgaagacgaagatgacGACATCAAGTTACCAGGAGCGCCTAAGTTTTTACCCGATAAAGATATATCACATATAAACAAGTCATCATCTATTCAAGTATTTCCACCCGGAAAGCCGGAGGACGACAATAAGTCAAACCACGCTTCTTCCAACGATCGTTCGAATAGTTCGTCTAGTATTCCTTCTTCCAAGGCCGCAGTCAAGGCTGCAGACAAGGACGCAGCCAAGCCGCAAAAACCCACCCCTTCCCACCGCGAACATCTTACCAAGGAAAACGTATCTTCGATGGTTAGCAAAGCCGACCAGATAACAAAGATCCAAAAACACGCCAAGTTCGCCATTTCAGCCTTGAACTACGAAGATTTCGACACCGCCGAACACGAATTGCTCCAAGGGCTTGAACTTCTCAGGGCCGTTAAAGACTAATTCTTACACCCACCGCACCCATCTACACCAACTATCTAAATTCGCCGTCCCGCCACCTCTATACTTAATATACGACAATGGTTATCGTAAATTTTCACTATGCATTTTTGATCGATCCCACGTCCTCTTTATGCCTCCAATATTCATTCCCCCTCTAATTACTACTCCCCTCTTCATTACTACGCTACTCCCCCCTTATTGCTATGTCTACTATATCCCACTACATTCTCCTATACCGTGCGTATAAATTGCGACTGCTCAAAATCGTAACTATTCGTAACAGTCCATACGGCTTTATACACAACTCCCCATCTGCTGGTAAATCTCTCCTAATCTACATTTTCGGCTACGGTAATTCTCCTCACATTTATTTTATGCACATATGAGATTCTCTTCCGTAATCTCAATAGATGTCACTCATCAAAATGCATTATATGCCCGATCTTATCTTAGTTTAGCTTTGGCGATGTTTTGAACTTACCGAATATAGTGTATTTGAATACAACGCGAGATACATCAATGTCGCCATAAATGTGCAAATGTCGCTCACAACAATGCCCCATTAAATTAGAAACACTTCAGACGAGTCGCTTTTAGAGAAAGTGGCGTCGAAAGATATTTTGATCTGGAGTAGTCTTTCTtgttaaaatatatttatagcATTTATAACAACATATTCAGTATACTTTAATAGTGGTCTATCGAGACATTCATTCATTTCACTAATTTAGTCTGATAATCGACCAAAAATCTACTATGGATAGCGTCAAAAAAAGATTCAGTAGCATTCAGTCGCTGAAGTCGAATCGAGAAGAAGCGAGTCCGCGAGACTCGGGAGAGACGACAGAAGAAGTTTATAATGGGTTATCGCCCGAGTTGGTGCCAATCGTAACGTTGTTGTCTTCACAGGCTCATCGGAGATACTACGAGGGTATCATTATGCTTTACTATGATTTGAATGGTGATGGAAAGCCAGCAGATAGAGAATGGAGGGAGGTTTATGGTATTTTTACGGGGAACCAATTGGCATACTGGGATGCGGCACACTTGGCGGCGTTCAGGAATAGTCCTGAAGCGTTGTTGGAAACGTCGTCGAAGCCTAATTATATCAACTTTACGGATTCGGTGTACAACGCGATGAAGTCATTGCCGGCAGCTAAAAGAAACTTGGACAATGTTATCATTGTATCCACCACGTTGAAAAATAGATACATTATGCAGTTTAAGACGTATCTGGATTTGCAGCATTGGTACTTGGCCTTGAGGTTGGCTAGCTATGAATACCAGTCGTTACAAGAAGCCTACACTGGTGCCTTGTTGTCAGCAAGAGGGTCAAGGTTGTCGGACATCCGTACTATTTTAGCAGAGAAAAGGTTTGACCACGAAGACTGGGTGAGTATCAGATACGGTTCGGGTATGGCGTGGAAGAGGTGTTATGCGGTGATTGAACCGtcgatattgaaaaaaaagaGTTTCAAGCCTGGGAGAATTTTGTTTTATGAATCTgagcagaagaagaaaaaacaATTGATGGCAGTAGTGGTGGGTGCTAGTAGCGTCACTGCAACTTATCCCCAATCCCATTTGTTGATTGACCATAGTACCATGTTGAAAGTCGAAGCATCGATTAATTTTAAGTCACCTTCTTTATCTACTAAGATTTCGAAGCAAGCAAGGGAAGATTTCAAGAACacatcaatatttttgatgCCTGAGCAACATTCATCTGTTCCAGGTTTCGATACGTTGATCAGATTCATGGTGCCATTGTTAGATTCGTTTGGGTTATATGGTAGACCCAAAAGATTAAAGGCTGATAGAATTGATCCAGATTCTTTGTTATTTGGCTTGCCAACCTTACCTCATGTCCATTATCTTGAATTGGGTGATTTACTTCCATTCACTGCTAGGGGGGATTTCTTGTCGTGGGATGTGAAACAATGGTCTTCGAGCTTAAAGGATATCATGAGAGGAAAGTTAAGTCAAGGTTATGAAGGTTGTGGTAGTTCTAGAGGGGTTGTGGGtgcaataaattcattgaaCAGCCCTACGCTGTCTGATCACAAAATTCCAACCCCTCCACCTAAGGATTCTCGAAGACAAGTTCCCCAACAGCAGAAATATCAACAACCTCCAGCCCCATCTCAGCTGCAACATCAGTCTCAACCTCAGCCTCAGCCTCAACATCGTAAGGCTCCAAATCAAAGTCAACAGCCTGATCCTTACCAAACTCGTGTTGCGCCAAATGCTAGGAATGTTAACAACTTGACAATTAATCCCAATGCTGACAAGCAAGCACTTGCGATACCAACTGATATGGAAGGCTCTCGTCATCAAAATCCTGATGGACATCGTTCGACTCAGTTAGCAGAAATATATCAGAAATATGCTACGATTAAAAGCCCTTCTGATCAATTTCATAACGAtagaaatcaattattgaatggaTCGGCTGAAGACTTCGATGAAGGTGAAATGCCAGATGTCATTCAAAAGCTTACGTTGAACGATGCTGATGCAATGTATCCCGCAAATGACGATAATTTATTCagtgatgaaaatgatgatgaaactgAAGATAGTGAAGATGAATCAACGCCAAAACAAGTA harbors:
- a CDS encoding DEHA2E13794p (weakly similar to uniprot|Q06315 Saccharomyces cerevisiae YLR187W SKG3 Protein of unknown function), whose amino-acid sequence is MDSVKKRFSSIQSSKSNREEASPRDSGETTEEVYNGLSPELVPIVTLLSSQAHRRYYEGIIMLYYDLNGDGKPADREWREVYGIFTGNQLAYWDAAHLAAFRNSPEALLETSSKPNYINFTDSVYNAMKSLPAAKRNLDNVIIVSTTLKNRYIMQFKTYSDLQHWYLALRLASYEYQSLQEAYTGALLSARGSRLSDIRTILAEKRFDHEDWVSIRYGSGMAWKRCYAVIEPSILKKKSFKPGRILFYESEQKKKKQLMAVVVGASSVTATYPQSHLLIDHSTMLKVEASINFKSPSLSTKISKQAREDFKNTSIFLMPEQHSSVPGFDTLIRFMVPLLDSFGLYGRPKRLKADRIDPDSLLFGLPTLPHVHYLELGDLLPFTARGDFLSWDVKQWSSSLKDIMRGKLSQGYEGCGSSRGVVGAINSLNSPTSSDHKIPTPPPKDSRRQVPQQQKYQQPPAPSQSQHQSQPQPQPQHRKAPNQSQQPDPYQTRVAPNARNVNNLTINPNADKQALAIPTDMEGSRHQNPDGHRSTQLAEIYQKYATIKSPSDQFHNDRNQLLNGSAEDFDEGEMPDVIQKLTLNDADAMYPANDDNLFSDENDDETEDSEDESTPKQVATIPQINLNGSLALPQYQDRNSSYSSVKSPMTQYNEFNEQFKSNVVDRNTDSKHSAYPDTDNNSSSDSDIPVPPPHESKPSTNLTKSKPSYNLPQSINTVPHGATTPRATKGDRLSIHSEAGNVTSVNSSPYSNESGEDKKGYAPAHHQPHSEPQQTSQYPNQPRHDYSRNHPQNPQVQNQYSSQSALAPGPQAHTLAPSKGYKQPPVPAPVQAQLDPQVHKGRHAYGPKGQVNKVPQAPPQQQAYPQSLQFGYQPQPQSQPQPQPHPQPPHPQHQHQPHRHPHHASGKPRTMPPSNQYRGGHAGEAPMPQQQGYPRQQNHDGIPPSVSFNNSSHQQKPGPSYGQPYGNRIHVPQTGAPQPMGSQQVPFQQQRNYSNGYIPRHNNPPNQQQYPQNTAGVSANPASYQNQASSGIPPSAMNRGPYSNQNQEQYQCGQPRPY
- a CDS encoding DEHA2E13772p (similar to ca|CA4977|IPF4710 Candida albicans IPF4710 unknown Function), whose product is MSNVNLESIPQELKNDKSVVPYVSRAVELESINPIVSFYCKIYVLEHILTNKLHTKDKEVEKFTIMLLDETEQLKATEDESLHKVLNDKTLSLSAVMSFAYQIFNQCLQDLQRYDGTTKPQLVSKFKAGLNFMNLLSIFTNSRDVIDFSKLTGGKATDSGSFAELNKSKIKLLKFQLSKILKDEVAVQDDGLEAELDRELENMNDNGKDVVGKTEDDASADNELGLPGAPKFINEDTEANELGLPGTPKSIDNNEHELNGKKTNEDKDTSNDANEDEDISLPKAPHFPPDDEDEDEDDDIKLPGAPKFLPDKDISHINKSSSIQVFPPGKPEDDNKSNHASSNDRSNSSSSIPSSKAAVKAADKDAAKPQKPTPSHREHLTKENVSSMVSKADQITKIQKHAKFAISALNYEDFDTAEHELLQGLELLRAVKD